A single Lathamus discolor isolate bLatDis1 chromosome 16, bLatDis1.hap1, whole genome shotgun sequence DNA region contains:
- the KLHDC7A gene encoding kelch domain-containing protein 7A: MPQRVTLSWHFDMPLAGKLVLSALLLLTLAYRFYKSRWIAGGKIPRANEEHRENAARDGDGDGDGVDAVGLRRRRAFGEEVRRGGGDAHVSGTGTLSTPSQWDWSLPKGEEEEEMVSELGLTGKKVGMGRRARELGGEAGIEPGSDLGSELAKKTGSEAGNKLGSEVGSKLGSEVGKEPGSESGSELGSELSCYESGDASETLSSSGEKDTLAPSTGLSPRTAADDGNSLAQSMEQDLAGGGMSQEVEEHRGMTQTLSVTSDLALTMTTSSIGSDTSYSFSSVAKIQVEEGFITEQRAKDGARQPVPGLKGKVYDYYAQSISQSVSKRRSSPYIPLRTSQCCSSERVNEEIQQPDPTLAMRDPTTSSIVPASSGSLEPHPEPPSPGRKNSILHIAESPHLQLRMEGFVVAAPADTCSASPCPGLVASADQMPPSTHLDLGNCYEVLCTAKAQKLHHLQEAAYKVMSDNYLQVLRTPSIYSHLNAGERDLILRRRMKGKMRMVVADVNLQEPSLHTSRLCCYDDGGDCWHHLCHMPPEVVSQGCAMCSMFNYLFVVAGCKGMGWTRRPSNRVFCYDPLTNIWREICPLNQARPHCKLVALDGHLYAIGGECLYTVERYDPRQDRWTFTAPLPHDTFAVAHTATVCDGEIYVTGGTLRYVLLRYTARSDSWRVSPASGGKNRTAEMVSTNGFIYRFDLHRGTGIGVYRCSAKAKLWYECATYTMANPGGFQCAVVGSLVHCVGRHFHIRFLADHISPRFGTKELQPFPSPHGSLLPAVLMLPEGGMPQTQV, from the coding sequence ATGCCCCAGCGGGTAACCCTGTCCTGGCATTTCGACATGCCGCTGGCCGGCAAGCTGGTCCTCTCCGCTCTGCTCCTCCTGACGCTGGCGTACAGGTTCTATAAGTCCCGTTGGATTGCTGGGGGTAAAATCCCAAGGGCCAATGAAGAGCACAGGGAAAATGCTgcccgggatggggatggggatggggacggggTCGATGCGGTGGGACTGCGGCGGAGGAGGGCGTTTGGTGAGGAGGTGAGGAGGGGTGGTGGGGATGCACATGTGAGCGGCACTGGGACACTGAGCACGCCTTCCCAGTGGGATTGGAGCCTGCCGAagggtgaggaggaagaggagatggTTTCTGAACTGGGGCTGACTGGCAAGAAAGTGGGGATGGGCAGGAGGGCAAGGGAGCTGGGAGGTGAGGCAGGAATTGAGCCTGGAAGTGATCTTGGAAGTGAGCTGGCAAAAAAAACAGGAAGTGAGGCAGGAAACAAACTGGGAAGTGAGGTGGGAAGCAAGCTGGGAAGTGAGGTGGGAAAAGAGCCAGGAAGTGAGTCAGGAAGTGAGCTGGGAAGTGAGCTGAGCTGTTATGAGTCAGGGGATGCATCTGAAACCCTGAGCAGCTCTGGGGAGAAGGACACGCTCGCTCCCAGCACAGGGCTCTCCCCCAGGACTGCTGCTGATGATGGTAACAGCCTTGCCCAAAGCATGGAGCAGGATTTGGCTGGTGGAGGCATGAGCCAGGAGGTTGAGGAGCACAGGGGGATGACCCAGACCCTCAGTGTCACCTCAGACCTGGCGTTAACGATGACGACGAGCAGCATAGGGTCAGACACCTCCTACTCTTTCTCCTCGGTTGCGAAGATCCAGGTAGAGGAGGGGTTCATCACTGAGCAGCGGGCAAAGGACGGGGCCCGGCAGCCAGTCCCTGGCCTAAAAGGTAAAGTCTATGACTACTACGCCCAGTCCATCTCCCAGTCGGTGTCAAAGAGGAGGTCTTCCCCCTACATCCCTCTGCGAacatcccagtgctgcagctcagagcGAGTCAATGAAGAGATACAGCAGCCAGACCCAACTTTGGCAATGCGGGATCCCACCACTTCTTCCATAGTTCCAGCATCTTCAGGGAGCTTGGAACCCCATCCTGAGCCACCGTCTCCTGGCCGCAAGAACAGCATCCTCCACATAGCAGAGAGCCCCCACCTCCAGCTGCGCATGGAGGGGTTTGTGGTCGCAGCACCAGCTGACACATGCTCTGCAagcccctgcccagggctggtGGCCAGTGCTGACCAAATGCCACCATCCACCCACCTGGACCTGGGGAACTGCTACGAGGTTCTGTGCACAGCCAAGGCGCAGAAGCTCCACCACCTCCAGGAAGCTGCCTACAAGGTGATGAGTGACAACTACCTGCAGGTGCTGAGGACACCGTCCATCTACAGCCATCTCAACGCCGGCGAGCGGGACCTCATCCTGCGGCGGAGGATGAAGGGCAAGATGCGCATGGTCGTGGCAGATGTCAACCTGCAGGAGCCCAGCCTCCACACCAGCCGTCTCTGCTGCTATGATGATGGGGGGGACTGCTGGCATCACCTGTGCCACATGCCACCAGAGGTGGTCTCCCAGGGGTGTGCTATGTGCAGCATGTTCAATTACCTCTTCGTGGTGGCCGGCTGCAAGGGCATGGGCTGGACGCGGAGACCTTCCAACCGTGTCTTCTGCTATGACCCCCTGACCAACATCTGGAGGGAGATCTGCCCCTTGAACCAAGCACGGCCGCACTGCAAGCTCGTGGCCTTGGATGGCCACCTCTATGCCATTGGTGGTGAATGTCTCTACACAGTAGAGCGTTACGACCCTCGGCAGGACCGCTGGACCTTCACCGCACCCCTTCCTCATGATACCTTTGCTGTGGCCCACACGGCCACAGTGTGTGATGGGGAGATCTATGTGACAGGAGGCACCTTGCGCTATGTGCTGCTGCGATACACCGCCCGCTCGGACAGCTGGAGGGTCAGCCCGGCCAGCGGTGGCAAGAACAGGACAGCCGAGATGGTGAGCACCAACGGCTTCATCTACCGCTTTGACCTCCACCGTGGCACAGGCATTGGTGTCTACCGCTGCAGTGCCAAGGCCAAGCTATGGTATGAATGTGCCACCTACACCATGGCCAACCCCGGTGGCTTCCAGTGCGCTGTAGTGGGCAGCTTGGTTCACTGTGTTGGCCGGCACTTCCACATACGCTTCTTAGCTGACCATATCTCTCCACGCTTTGGgaccaaggagctgcagccctTCCCGTCACCCCACGGCAGCCTCCTCCCAGCCGTCCTGATGCTGCCAGAAGGAGGGATGCCACAAACACAAGTTTGA